Proteins found in one Triticum urartu cultivar G1812 chromosome 4, Tu2.1, whole genome shotgun sequence genomic segment:
- the LOC125551636 gene encoding uncharacterized protein LOC125551636, whose translation MATNSAPIIPAAPHLYRLRGRLLLPHARRGAGQRVVVVRAVSGDGGRGGGPSYLDMWKKAVNRERRSAELAYRLQASPPPAEAEGPQQADVERRTARFEEMLRVPREERDRVQRTQVIDRAAAALAAARAVLKEPPQSSPTPQPQKVAAATRVTGSGDVFGSRKAAKGPEDQGSGQGSVPAASQSAKVTNSGDSYPSKLGTPGPDFWSWLPPVDTSSEPRENNIVLKPSKKVDSFSSQPEMLMEKERSADFLSLPFVTSFFEKKEDRSLPPFQSFAEPENVDSGAMPVADAEEAFETQFSNNAAEAARALSTSDDKLSHGIDPDGSKWWKETGVEQRPDGVVCKWTVIRGVSPDGSVEFEDKYWEASDRFDHKELGSEKSGRDARGNVWREYWKESMWQDFTSGLMHMEKSADKWGKNGKGEQWQEKWWEQYDSSGKAEKSADKWCSLDPNTTLDVGHAHVWHERWGETYDGSGGSVKYTDKWAERSEGDGWSKWGDKWDEHFDRNGHGVKQGETWWEGKYGDRWNRTWGEGHNGSGWVHKYGRSSSGEHWDTHEQQKTWYQRYPHFGFHHCFENSVKLLSVPRQPPKNFKPGKRVDAP comes from the exons ATGGCGACCAACTCCGCCCCCATCATTCCCGCCGCTCCCCACCTCTATCGCTTGcgcggccgcctcctcctcccccatGCCCGACGTGGAGCCGGGCAGCGTGTCGTCGTCGTCCGCGCGGTCTCCGGGGATGGGGGCCGAGGCGGGGGGCCGTCGTACCTGGACATGTGGAAGAAGGCGGTGAATCGTGAGAGACGCTCGGCGGAGCTTGCGTACAGGCTGCAGGCGTCTCCGCCGCCTGCCGAGGCGGAGGGCCCCCAGCAGGCGGACGTGGAGCGGAGGACGGCGCGGTTCGAGGAGATGCTGCGGGTGCCGCGGGAGGAGCGCGACCGCGTGCAGCGCACCCAGGTCAtcgaccgcgccgccgccgctctcgCCGCCGCGCGCGCTGTACTCAAGGAACCGCCGCAGTCCTCGCCAACGCCGCAGCCGCAGAAGGTGGCGGCGGCCACCAGAGTGACAGGGTCGGGCGACGTTTTTGGTTCGCGCAAGGCTGCAAAGGGGCCTGAGGATCAGGGCTCCGGGCAGGGGAGCGTACCGGCGGCGTCGCAGTCGGCAAAAG TGACAAACTCTGGGGATTCATATCCTTCCAAGCTTGGTACTCCTGGTCCGGATTTCTGGTCGTGGTTACCACCCGTAGACACCAGCAGTGAACCGAGAGAAAACAATATTGTTTTGAAACCATCAAAGAAAGTGGATTCCTTCTCCAGTCAGCCTGAGATGTTAATGGAAAAGGAACGGTCAGCAGACTTCTTATCCCTTCCGTTCGTGACCTCCTTCTTTGAGAAGAAGGAAGATCGATCTCTCCCTCCCTTCCAGTCATTTGCAGAGCCTGAGAATGTAGATTCCGGGGCCATGCCTGTTGCTGATGCAGAGGAAGCATTTGAAACGCAGTTCTCAAATAATGCAGCTGAGGCGGCTAGAGCTCTCAGTACAAGTGATGATAAGTTGTCCCATGGGATAGACCCAGATGGTTCAAAGTGGTGGAAGGAGACCGGTGTAGAACAGAGGCCTGATGGTGTTGTTTGTAAGTGGACTGTAATCAGGGGAGTAAGTCCTGATGGTTCTGTTGAATTCGAAGACAAGTACTGGGAGGCTTCAGACCGGTTTGATCATAAAGAATTAGGTTCCGAGAAGTCCGGTCGTGATGCTAGGGGCAATGTTTGGCGGGAATACTGGAAGGAGTCCATGTGGCAG GATTTCACATCTGGTCTTATGCATATGGAGAAGAGCGCAGACAAGTGGGGAAAGAATGGCAAAGGGGAGCAGTGGCAAGAGAAATGGTGGGAGCAGTATGATTCAAGCGGTAAAGCTGAAAAATCGGCTGATAAATGGTGCAGCTTGGATCCAAACACTACGTTGGATGTTGGGCATGCTCATGTTTGGCATGAAAG GTGGGGCGAGACGTATGATGGCAGCGGAGGCAGCGTGAAATACACGGACAAATGGGCCGAGCGGTCAGAGGGCGACGGGTGGTCGAAATGGGGTGACAAGTGGGATGAGCATTTCGACCGTAACGGCCACGGCGTGAAGCAGGGGGAGACCTGGTGGGAAGGCAAATACGGGGACCGGTGGAACCGCACCTGGGGCGAGGGCCACAACGGCTCCGGTTGGGTGCACAAGTACGGGAGGAGCAGTAGCGGTGAGCACTGGGACACTCACGAGCAGCAGAAGACGTGGTACCAGCGCTACCCGCATTTCGGCTTCCACCACTGCTTCGAGAACTCGGTGAAACTATTGTCCGTGCCCAGGCAGCCTCCAAAGAATTTCAAGCCTGGGAAAAGAGTAGATGCTCCTTAA